The following nucleotide sequence is from Phycisphaera sp..
GTCGAGCACCGCGCCGCGGAGCTCGATGTCGGGCATGTCCTTGGCGATGTCGACGATCTTGCGCGCCACCTCGACGACCGTCTCGGCACCGTACACCAGGGCGTTGGGCCCAGTGAGCAGGTTGCCGAGGGGCTCGAGGCCGGTGCCCTCGAAGGCCTTGCGGGCCACGTTGTTGCGCAGCACGGTGAGCGAGATCTCGCTCTTGGCCAGATCCTTGCGCATGCTGTTGGTGGCGTTGGCATCAACGCCGCGGATGTTGACCAGCAGGGCATCGCCGTTCTCGCCCAGCTTGGCCACATAGTCGGCCATCATCATTTCTTTGACGGGCTTGGACATGGTGCTTTCCTTTCCCGCGCGTCAAGCGACGACGGCGGCCTCGTGGAACACGCGGACGCCGGGGGTCATCGTGCCGCTGATGGTGATCTTCTTGATGTACTCGCCCTTGACCGCGTTGGGCCGGATCTTCTCGATCGCCTGCACGAAGTACTCGTAATTCTCTTTCAGGTCGGCCTCGGGGAAGCTCATCTTCCCGATCACCGCGTGGATGTTCCCGCCCGAATCGGCCCGGTACTCCAGCTTGCCCGCGGCGTACTCCTGCACGGCCTGGGGCACGTCGGTGGTCACCGTGCCCGCCTTGGGGCTGGGCATCAGGCCCTTCGGCCCCAGCACGCGGCCCAGCTTGCTGATGACCCGCATCATGTCGGGGCTGGCGACCGCGACGTCGAAGTCCATCCAGCCCTTCTCGATCTCGGCCACCAGGTCCTCGCCGCCGGCCTTGATCGCGCCCGCTTCGAGGCAGGTCTTGACCTTGTCCTCGCTGCAGAACGCCACGACCTTCTTGCTCTGGCCGATGCCCTTGGGCAGCGCGACCGAGCCACGCAGAGCCTGATCGGCCTGCTTGGTGTCCAGGTTCAGGTGCATGCACACCTCGACCGTTTGATCGAAGCGCGGGCCCTTGAACTTCTTGACGGTGCTGATGGCCTTGTCGACGGGCAACGCGTCCTGGGTCGCCGACTTCAGATTGGCCGTTGTTCGCTTGCTGATTCGTCCCATGGCCTTAACCCTCCACCACGGTGACGCCCATCGAGCGTGCCGTTCCTGCGATGATCTCGGCGCCGGCCTCGAGCGTGAGGGCGTTCAGATCGGCCATCTTCTCTTCGGCGATCTTGCGGCACTGCTCGCGGGTGATCTTGCCGATGGGCGTCTGCGGCGTGCCGGCACCCTTGCTGATGCCCGCCGCTTCCTTAATAAGGACCGACGCCGGCGAACTCTTGACCTCGAACTCGAACGAGCGATCGCTGTAGGCCGTCACGATGCAGCCCACGATCTTGCCGTTCAGGCTCGCCGTGGCGGCGTTGAACTGCTGGATGAACTGACCGGGGTTCACACCCTTGGCACCCAGCACCGGGCCCAGCGGCGGCGCGGGCGTCGCTGACCCACCGGGGGCCATGATCTTGAAGACGTGCGTAACTTCTTTTTTGGCCATCGTTTCTCCACCTCCCACCGGCCCGGATTCGCCCCCCCAACAAAGACAAGGGGCGATCCCGAATGCGTGGGCCGGCCAATCGGCACTCACGCGGACGCGGTGGTCCATTCGGCGTTGCGTTGTCGGCCTGCGGGACACCCCGAGGCCGGGGCCCGGAAGATCCGGGTCGAGATGATAGCCGGTAACCTCCCGACTCGCCAGCCCGGGATCATCGGCAATCTCTCCTTCCACAACCCAAACAACCGTGACCCTCTCGGTTTTTCCGGCTATCGTCTCTGCTTGGCCCATTTCGCCGCTTCTCGGCCCGGGCCCTCACAAGCGAAACCCCCAACGGAGCGACCATGCTGGGACGTGTTTTTAAGGCGTACGACATCCGCGGAACCTACCCCGACCTGCTGACCGATCGCATGGCCTGGCAGGTGGGCGTGGGCACGGGCCGATTCGTGCTCGAGGTCGCCAAGGCCACCGGCGAGAACACGCCCATGATGCGCACCGTCGTCGTCGGGCGAGACATGCGCGAGAGCGGGCCAACCCTCACCGACCAGCTCATCGACGGGCTCATCCGCACCGGCGTCAGCGTCATCGATCTGGGCCTGGTCGACACGCCCATGATCTACTTCGCCATCAACCATCTCGGCTGCGCGGGCGGCGTCATGGTCACCGCCAGTCATAATCCGCCCAACTGGAACGGCTTCAAGATCGCCGGCCCCAAGGCGCGGCCCATCGGCGAGGCCACCGGGCTGGCCGACATCCGCAAGCACGCCGCCATGGCCGACATGCGCACCATCGACGAGCCCAGCGGCCGCGTCGAGCAGCGCGACCTGTGGAAACCCTACGCCAAGCACGTGCGCCACTTCATCCGCGAGGGTGGCGCGCCAACGCGCACCAAGCCGCTCAAGGTCGTCGTCGACGCCTCCAACGCCATGGCCGGCACCATGATCCCCAACGTCTTCGGCAAGAAGGGCGAGCTCGCAGACAATTACCTGCCTGGTCTCGAGCTCATCACGCTCAACATGGACAACACCAGCGGTGAGTACGCCCACGCGCCCAACCCGCTCGTAAAAAGTAATATGCGCATGACCCAGGAGGCCGTCATCGAGCACGACGCCGACGTCGGCTTCTGCTATGACGGCGACGCCGACCGCTGCATGGTCGTCGACGACGAGGCCCAGATCATCGGCTGCGACCACCTGACCGCGCTCCTGGCCACCGACGCCCTCACCCGCCACCCCGGCGCCGCCATCGTCTACGACCTGCGCTCGAGCAAGGCCGTCGAGGAAGACGTCAAGAAGGCCGGCGGCAAGCCCGTGCGCGGCCGCGTCGGCCACGTGTTCATGAAGGCCGCCATGGCCGAGCATGGGGCCATCTTCGGCGGCGAGCTCAGCGGCCACTTCTACTTCCAGGACAATTTCAATGCCGACTCGGGCGCCATCGCGATGTCGACCGTGCTCGGCCTGCTCGCACGCAACAAGAAGAAGCTCTCGGCGCTCATCAAGCCCATCGCCCGCTACACCCAGAGCGGCGAGCTGAACTACACCAACGAGGAGCCCCAGGAAGCGATCAACAAGCTCGAGGAAGAGATCGCCGGCGACGACGCCATCGTCGACAACCTCGACGGCATCACGATCGATTGCTTCAAGAAGGAGGGCTGGTGGATCAACGTCCGCATGAGCAACACCGAGCCGCTGCTGCGCCTCAACGCCGAGGCCAAGGACCGCCAGACGCTGAACCGGCTGGTCGACCGCGTGGGGCCCATGCTCGGCAAACGCGTGGAGCATTGACGGGCCGGCGATCCGAGAATCCCAAGTAGCAAATGGCCAGATGGCAGATTCGGAGCACCCCCCTCCGAATCTGCCATCTGGCCATTTGCCATCTGGCGATCTTCTTCACGCACACCCCGCATCGAACGCCGTCTGGAAGGCCAGGAAGTCGAAGATGGTCAGCTCGCCGTCGCCGTCGAAGTCGGCCGCGGCTTCACCATCTTCAAAGAGATTGAAGAAAGTCAGGAAGTCGAAGATGGTCAGTTCGCCGTCGGCGTCGAGGTCGGGGGTGCAGATCTCGCAGTCGAGGTCGAAGCTATAGGCCGCGCCGACGCTCAGGCCGGGAGGAACGGTAATGCCCTCGTTGGGCGAGCCCAGGACCGCCATGCGCCCGTCGGTGGCGGCCCAGTGGCCGATGGTCCGGTCCAGCGTGAAGGGCGCCGCGGGCTGCGGGTCGAGCACGTCGGCGAATCGCCAGAGCCCATCACTGCCGCGCGTGAACACGTAGCCGACGCGCTCGTTGGGTCCGGGCCCGCCGCGCCACGAGCCGAACAGCATCGTGTCGCCGGCTAGCGAAAGCCCCATCCCGATTCCGACGGCCCGGTCGACCAGATCATCTCCCAGGGTAACGTCCTGGCGGAACTCAAGCCCCGAATCCGTCAGTTCGTAGACGAAGATCGAACCGGCGAAGTGGGAGCCTCCGCCTTGAACCGCCAGCGTAGAGCCGTCCAAAGCCAGCGGTCGTCCAAAGGCACCGCCGTCGATGGGTGGCAAGAGCGTGTCATGCAGGTTGAGCAACCCTTCGTCGTCACGCTTGTACACATACAGCAGCCCGTGCGGGTACCCGAGCGTGTCGTCGGTGTCGGCATTGATGATGGCCCAGTCATCGTTCATGACCATGGCCCTCCCGAAGCTATCAGAGGTCGGATCCGTCGGATCGAACCGATTGATAGTCTGGGTCAGTTCCCAGCCCTCGTCGCCAAGTTGAAACAGAAACACGATGCTGTCCCACGCGGTCAGCACCGAATCGCGGTGCAGGGCCACCCAGCTTCCAAACCCTGAGGGTGGGCTCGGGTCGACGCTCGGGGCAGGGATCCGTTCGACCTCCACCCACCGGTCCGTCGCGGGGTCAATCTCGTAGATATGAAGGCCTCCAAACCACGGGAGTCCCTCGCGGCGCTGGGTGGCCACCGCGAGGCGATCGCCATCGAGATCAAAGATCCCAAATCGGTCGTTTACGCCGATGTCTGGCGGGTAGATAAACTGTGGGTCGACCCAGCGCCCAGCCTCAAGGCGATATGAGTACACCGCGCCGGCACCGCACATTATGGGATCGCCACCCGGCGCGCATGCCGTCCGAGCGCTTCCATCTTGCACGATCAGACGGTCGGCATCGATCCGCGTGATGCCCCCAAACGAATTCGAATACCCCGGCTCCCCAACCAGCCGCTGGATGGGGCAGGGATCGTCGGCGTGGGCCAGCGCGGGGCAGGACGCGAGGGTGGCGATGGCGAGCATGGTGCGCATACTGGTATTGTGACAGAACGGGCCCCCTGATGCAAGGGGAAATCTCTCCGCTCGCACCCAAACACCCAAACTGGACCCCCCCACGCCCACCCACTAACCTCTCCCGAGCGCACGTTGACCCCCGGCGGGAGCCAGTAAGACCATGAACCTCGGCCAGTTCTTCGAGCATTGGAGCATCGCCGAGAATCCCTTTAGGGGCGAAGAGGCACGCGACGACGCGGTCTTTGCTCGGCTCTCGCGCGAGCCCGAGCCCGCGAACCCCGCCGCCGCCGTGCGTGCCGAAGCCGAAGTGCCGGGCGGCGGCAAGCCCATGGGCGACGCCCGCCACAGCGACTTCGAGAAGATCGTCGGCGACCTGGCCCGCCCCAGCACCTCGATCGTTTTCGGCGAAAAAGGCAGCGGCAAGACCGCCCTGCGCCTGCAGATCGGGGCCAGGGCCCGCACGCACAACGCCGCGCACCCCACCGCTCGCGTGCTGATGATCGCCCACGATGACCTCAACGCCGTACTCGACCGCTTCCACGAGAGAAGCAACCAGGACACCGCGCTCGAGAGCCTCAAGCACTTCCGCCTGGTTGATCACATCGACTCGATGCTGCTCTGGGCCACGCCTCGGCTGGTCGACGCCCTACTCGAAGATCCCGCACCCGCCGGCGCGATCGAACTGGGCGAGAGCCAGAAGAAGGCCATGCGCAAGCTCGACGGCGGCGCGAAGCGAGACCTCCTGCTGCTCCAATCGGTCTACGACCGACCCGACAGCGCCGAGATGCGCACCGGCCGGCTGCGCAAGGCCCTCAAGCTACCGCTGGGTGGCGGCCGGCTCGCGTGGAGTACGGCGTTGTTCGCCGGCTGGATCCTGCCGCTGGCCGCCCTCATCGGCTGGTGGCAACTGGGTGGGCTTCCCGACGTAGTCTGGTGGGTGCTCGTCGCCGCCGGCGCGGTGGCGTGGGCCGCCGCGGGCGTCAAGCGACTGGTCCTCGACCGTATGGCCATGCACCGCCTGGGCAAGAAGGTCCGCAAGCAGGTACGCGTGAGCTCTCGCAGCGATACCTCCTACGCCCAGAGCCTCGCCCAACTCGAACGCGGGCTTGCTTCGTATAGCAACCTGCCTACCACCGATTCCGACGACACCCGCTACGCGATGCTCGACCGCCTGCGGAGAGTGCTCGCCCCCTTGGGCTACCGCGGCCTGCTCATCGTCATCGACCGCGTCGACGAGCCGAGCCTCATCAGCGGCAACCCCGAGGCCATGCGCGCCCTCATCTGGCCTCTGCTCAGCAATAAGTTCCTCCAGATGGACGGCGTGGGCGTCAAGATGCTGCTGCCCATCGAGCTGCGCCATGCCTTATATAGAGAGTCGAGCGCCTTCTTCCAGGAGGCTCGACTGGACAAGCAGAACCTGGTCGACCGCCTGAGCTGGACCGGCGCCATGCTCTACGACCTGTGCGACGCCCGCCTCAAGGCATGCCTCGAGCCCGGTGCCAAGCCCATCACCCTGGTCGACCTCTTCGCCGAGGACGTCACCGAGCGCGACCTGGTCGACGCCCTCGATCAGATGCACCAGCCGCGCGATGCCTTCAAGTTCCTCTACCAGTGCCTGAGCGAGCACTGCTCGAACGTCACCGCCCAGCAGCAGGCCTGGCGGGTACCCAGGTTGGTCCTCGAGGGCGTCCGCAAGCAGCAGAGCGAGCGGGTGCAGCAGCTCTATCGTGGTATCAGCCCGGCCTGAGCCCGGCCTTCGTGCTGGTATCTGGCGGATTTTCGACAATAAACGACAGACTGGTATCCCCAGAGCTCCGCGTGTAACCCGGGCCCCCGAAAGGCCATAGCCGGGCGCAATCTGCCGCCTCTGGACCCCAAATCGCCGATTTTGGGTTGAATCGGGAGCCTGTTTGGGGGATGATGCGTCCACGCGGATCCCAAACCGTGGGGAAACTCCATCGGCAAGGCCCCCCAGCGGGCGCCCCCGTCCGACCGATCAGACTCGAAGAAAGGACCGCCCCTCCATGTCCGGCATCGAGAACTTCATCAACACGATCAACGGCCTGCTATTCCACGAGGTCATCGTCTTCACCCTCATCATCATCGGGCTGGTCTTCACGATCTGGAGCGGCTTCGGGCAATACCGGGCACTCACCCACGGCGTTGCGGTCATCCGCGGCAAGTACGACGACAAGAACGATCCGGGCGCCATCAACCACTTCCAGGCGCTCTCGGCCGCACTCTCGGCCACGGTGGGCCTGGGCAACATCGGCGGTGTCGCGCTGGCGGTCGCCCTCGGCGGCCCCGGCGCGGTCTTCTGGATGTGGATCATCGGCATCCTGGGCATGGCCCTCAAGATGACCGAGGTCACCCAATCGATGCTCTACCGCAGCACCGACGACCCCGACAACCCCCACGGCGGCCCGATGTTCGTCGTCGCGCGCGGCTTCAAGAAGTGGGGCCTGGGCCCCATCGGCACCGTCATCGGCGGCATCTTCGTCATCACGCTGCTCATCAGTGCCCTCACCGGCGGCAACATGTTCCAGGCCTGGAACGTCGCCGACCTGACCAAGACCTACTTCGACGTGCCCCAGTTCGCCACGGGCCTCGTCCTGGCCATTGTGGTCGGGCTGGTCATCATCGGCGGCATCAAACGCATCGGCTCGGTCGCCGGCCGCATCGTGCCGCTCATGTGCGTGCTCTACGTCGCCGCCGCGTTGTACGTCCTCACGA
It contains:
- the rplA gene encoding 50S ribosomal protein L1, with translation MGRISKRTTANLKSATQDALPVDKAISTVKKFKGPRFDQTVEVCMHLNLDTKQADQALRGSVALPKGIGQSKKVVAFCSEDKVKTCLEAGAIKAGGEDLVAEIEKGWMDFDVAVASPDMMRVISKLGRVLGPKGLMPSPKAGTVTTDVPQAVQEYAAGKLEYRADSGGNIHAVIGKMSFPEADLKENYEYFVQAIEKIRPNAVKGEYIKKITISGTMTPGVRVFHEAAVVA
- the rplK gene encoding 50S ribosomal protein L11 — its product is MAKKEVTHVFKIMAPGGSATPAPPLGPVLGAKGVNPGQFIQQFNAATASLNGKIVGCIVTAYSDRSFEFEVKSSPASVLIKEAAGISKGAGTPQTPIGKITREQCRKIAEEKMADLNALTLEAGAEIIAGTARSMGVTVVEG
- the rplJ gene encoding 50S ribosomal protein L10 — encoded protein: MSKPVKEMMMADYVAKLGENGDALLVNIRGVDANATNSMRKDLAKSEISLTVLRNNVARKAFEGTGLEPLGNLLTGPNALVYGAETVVEVARKIVDIAKDMPDIELRGAVLDGELFEGDEGVKRLSKFPTRDEALAQAVTIVLTPGGKLVGAVKSPASNIAGILKTLEEKLESGEAIAKIA
- a CDS encoding phosphomannomutase/phosphoglucomutase translates to MLGRVFKAYDIRGTYPDLLTDRMAWQVGVGTGRFVLEVAKATGENTPMMRTVVVGRDMRESGPTLTDQLIDGLIRTGVSVIDLGLVDTPMIYFAINHLGCAGGVMVTASHNPPNWNGFKIAGPKARPIGEATGLADIRKHAAMADMRTIDEPSGRVEQRDLWKPYAKHVRHFIREGGAPTRTKPLKVVVDASNAMAGTMIPNVFGKKGELADNYLPGLELITLNMDNTSGEYAHAPNPLVKSNMRMTQEAVIEHDADVGFCYDGDADRCMVVDDEAQIIGCDHLTALLATDALTRHPGAAIVYDLRSSKAVEEDVKKAGGKPVRGRVGHVFMKAAMAEHGAIFGGELSGHFYFQDNFNADSGAIAMSTVLGLLARNKKKLSALIKPIARYTQSGELNYTNEEPQEAINKLEEEIAGDDAIVDNLDGITIDCFKKEGWWINVRMSNTEPLLRLNAEAKDRQTLNRLVDRVGPMLGKRVEH